The genomic region TGCTCGTAGCTGTATCCTGGCGCACTTACTCGGTCAATCACTCCTTGGTCATCACCTACCGTTCCATTTGGAAGTTCGCTTAATTCTGAAAAGAAATACACCTAAAGTGAACAACCTAACGTGTTCGCTTTAGGTGCATCATATAAGTTCTAAAGTGTAGCTCGTTTTAAAATCCCAATATACCACTTTTCTCGTGCCATACTTTTTCTAACTCATCTCCCTTTACCTCTTTTTGCCAGTATCCTCTATCAATGTATGTGAACCCATTCTCTTTACAGTAATCTCTATCACCATGAGAGATAATAATTTTATCTTTGAACTTATCGACTGCAACTTCTTTTCCTTTATACAAAGCTTTTGACCTTATTACATATACATCATCTAGCTCTTCAAGATCGACTCAAAAATATGACTTTTTTCTTTCCATATTTTTTCTAATTCTTCTTTTAAGACTTCTTTTTCCCAAACACCAGGCTCAATAAAAGAAAAATTATATTTTTTTCCAAATTGATTTTCTCCTTGAAAAATTACATATTTTCCATTCTCAGTTACTCTTGATACTCCAACCTCTTTTCCTTTGTAAACAGCTTTATAAAATAAATAATAAATCTTGTCTATTTCCTCAACTTTCACTGTTTTTAAATAGTACGTTTCCCCTAGATGCTTTTTTTCAATAAATCCAATATTAATATCTTGTGGATCAGATGAAAATAAATTTACTATCCCTTCTAAAACAGCATACGAGGATTTATAGATTTTATTTTTGTATATAGCGTATTCACCATTTCCTAATTCATACATGATTAATCCCCTTAAAAGTTTTTATTAATTTTTTTTCAGAGTTATAGAAGGCTACAAGCACTTTATGACCTGTTCTAGTAAATTCATATATCTCGGTACCTGCTACTAATTCTCTTTCAAAACCTTCTACATACATAAATTCTGGTACAACAAAATTGTCGCTTAAAGTTGTGCCATTACCAGTATATGGACGACCATCAACATGTAATAGAACTCTTTCTCTAGTCTTATCATTAAGCTTATTTAAAATATTTTCAATCCTTTGTTTATCAACTTGCTTGTTACCGCCAATTGGGATATTTATTTTTGAAATATCGACAGCAGGAAATCTTATAGCCCCTACTGAATAGTCACTGTAATTATAGGCTTTTTGCCCATACTCCTCTACAGTTTTATAATGTAAAGCTAAACCATCAATGATTTCTTCAGGTGTATCAAGGTGTTTTACATCTTGGGCTCTTGTAATAAAGCCCCGTATGTTATATGTTCCACTAAAATAATGTTCGAAGTCACTTGGCTTGATCACCTTTTGCATGATTGTAGTTGGTTCAGGAAACTCTGCATCCAATCTTATTCGAATAATCTTTTCTAGTTCTGTATCTGTAAGCTTGTCAATACTTGTTCTGCGTATTCGGTTAAAGTCTTCAAGAGAAATATTATGTTTTCTTAATATTATCAAGAGTTTCTTGAAATGATTCTTTGAGATGTGCTGAACGGTGTGCCCCTGCTTCCACCGCCTCTATAAAGTTGTCTACCTGACTTGGACCATTAACTCTTAATCTCTCAAGTTCAGATGGACTCTTCTATCAAACAGCTGGTGTATGTTTTCAGGACTGAAGCCTTTTTCTTGGATGTATCGTTTTACCCACGTTGCCTCTGTACGGTTAATGATACCATAACGAGCGTAGTCATTTGGGTCTATATGTCTGTTGGCAGCTCTTCTTTGGTTTACACTTAATGTCTATCTAAAGCCTTCGGCTTGGGCTTTAACTTATTCTTCCCACTCCTGCTCGTAGCTGTACCCTGGGGTACTTACTCGGTCAATCACACCTTGGACATCACCCACCACAATATTCGGATTGACCCATAACTGTCCTTGATGGAAATTGTAGGCAACCATATCTTCATGTATCTCAAACGCTGTTTTCACTCCCTCTGTTAAGTACACGAACCAGTGGTATTTTGGTGGAACAAGCGAATAAAGTAAATTATTTTCTAGCCCTTCTTTTGAATTAGATTTTACTTCGTCTAAGATATCGAGCCCTGATCTCTCAGAGATAAGGCACTTCGCTTCTGCTAGTTGGATCATTCGTAGCTGTTGGGCTAAGTATTTCTCTTGCGATTCTATAACTTCTTCCGTTTTAATAAACTCATCATCTGTTTCTAAATACGGTACGACATACTGGCCTTGTTCTGGCATGGTGTGTGTGTGAATTTTATTTTGATGTATGTTTATAAATAAAGTTTGGGGTCTAATGATTCCTTCAAATTTTTTTGCACAATTTCCTTCAATGACTACACAACGAAAATGCGAAGAATCGTATTGAAGTTGGAAGGAATCTACTGAAGTTATATCGTTATACGTGTATTTAGTGATTATACTAGGATACTCTTTCTGTTCTTTTTCTCTAAGATCTTTGTATTCATACAATTTATACTCGAAAAATTTCTCATCCTGTACCAACTCTTTAAAATCTACAGCCATTTGCAGACACTCTTGCACACGCTTTACGTCATAGTGACATACAGAACTAACAGCATATTTTTCTAGCATTTTGTAAGCCTCCTTACTTGATTTGCCAATGAATAATGTTGATTTGATAACCTTCCTTCTTAAATGCTTTGATTAGTTTATCTCCTAATCTCGGGTCGTAATAATCATCTGGGAAGATATACAATTTTCATCACTGTTTGATTCTCGCCCTGTTTACCTTTCCTATATGTACGCCATACTGTCCGTTTTCCCTGCTGAACGCACTCGCTTAGCTTCTCTTTCAGGTGATCTGCTCCGCATACGCTCATTCCTTCAGATTCGGGAAAGCTTTGCTGCAAGGTAAATGCGCTATCATCAAACAGTGGCTCAAACGATTCAGCCCTTCGAGCTATAATTGAGAAGTATATCATCCAAAAAAACAGCCAAAGAAGAACACTTGAACCAGGCTCTTCTTTGGCTTGATCTTTAGCTTAAGCCTTCGGCTTTAACTTACTCTTCCCACTCTTGCTCGTAGCTGTACCCTGGCGCACTTACTCGGTCAATCACACCTTGGACATCACCCACCACAATATTCGGGTTGACCCATAGCTGTCCTTGATGGAAATCGTAGGCAAACATATCTTCATGCATCTCAAATACTGTTTCCACACCCTCTGTTAAGTACACGAACCAGTGTTATTTTGGTGGGACAGCTGAGTATAGAAAACTACCTTCTAAATCATCTATTGTATCTGATGGTACTTCTTCTATAATATCTCCTACAGAACGCTGAGCAATATGACACTTCACTTCAGTTAATTGAATCATTCTGAGCTGTTGGGCTAGGAACTTTTCTTGTGATTCAATGACTTCTTCCGTTTTAACTTGCTTATTATTCGTTCCTAGGTTAGGAACGAAATATTCTCCTTCTTCCGGCATTGTGAAGGTTCGGATTCTATTATGAAAAATTCTGATAAATAATGTATTTAGGTTTAGTTTTTTTTCAATTTTTTTTACAAAGTTTCCTCCTATAGTTGCACAATAGAAATGCGAGGGATTATACTTCAATTGAAAAGAATCTACTGAACTTATGTCTTCATATTTGTACTTTGCCGTCATATCCGGATATTCATTTAGTTCTTTCTCTCTTAAATCACTGTATTCATACAGTTTGTACTCAAATAACATTTCGTCCTGTACCAACTCTTTAAAATCCACAGCTAATTGTAAGCATTCATCTACGCTTTTTTGTTTTTCGTAATAACAAATACTAGATACTGAATAGTCTTCTACCATTACTTATACCTCCAATGAATAATGTTGATTTGATAACCTTCCTTCTTAAATGCTTTGATTAGTTTATCTCCTAATCTCGGGTCGTAATAATCATCTGTGAAGATATAGGTGAAAACAACTTGTTTGTCTTTATATTTATCTACTGCAATACCTAATCTACGAATGTCTTTTAGAACACCCTCTTCAAAGTAAGCTGTGTCCTTCAAATGTCTATTAAATGACCCTTCGGCATAGTTTCTTGATTCAAATAATATTAGGTTCTGGTTGTCAACTCCTATCACGTCTAATTGAGCTGCTTTCCCATTTACAACGATATCAACGTCTCTTTTCACATCATCTAAGTTCAATACACGCTTGGCTATATTTTCAGTGAATGCTTCTCCGACTATCCCTTTTCTATTTCGGTAATCTCGCATGATGGCGGCATCTTGTAGTTGCTTTATTGTAAGGCTTCGATCCAGTAATTCTCTACTAATACGGTTAGCCATCTCCTCAGATAACAGGCCTGTTGGGCTTCCTTCTACTGTGACTTGATTTTTAACCGTAAATTTTTTACCCAAATCCTCAATGTTTCCAAGGGATTCTCTAACATACGGGTACCTTTTTGTCCCATCCGCTTTTGTAGTATTTTCAAGAGTCAGGAGATCATCTATGTTTTTCGTATCGATTAGGTACGCTCTTCTGATGTCCTTAAACGTATAGCTGTAATCAGTTATAAGTCTCTTCGCTGACGGCCATCCGTTTAGGTTCTGAACAAGATGCTTAAGCTGGCTAGGTGTCACCTCGTTATTGGCGAAGAAGCGAATATCGTCTAGTGCTACATGGCCTCTTATTAATTCTACTACAGATTTTGCTTGTTCACTATTCCTAATGCCATATTGTATAAACGCTTCAGGCTGGATGCCATGTCTTGTTATATAGAGGATATCCTCTGCACGAATCCCATCTGTTAGGAAGGATTCTATCTGATTCATATTGATACCGTCGTTAAGTAAAGACTTGAGGCTCTGTAAATCTTCTATACCATTTCTCGATACGATCTCGATAACATCGTGGTTTACATTCAAACTTCTAAGGTCTGATGCTAGTTCATATATGTTCTCTAATTCTTTTGTTCCGGAATTTTGAGCCAACATATAAATATGAGCATCACTGAATCCTTCTTCGGCAAACCGATGTACAATGCCAGGATTGGATTCGTCAATGAACCGTAACGTTTTGCTAATGAGTTGATCGATGTTGGCTTTAGCCGCTCGAAACAGTTTAGGGAGATACGGGATCATAAAGAAGGCGATCGCTAGCTTTGCTTCTGAGATGATGGCCTCTCCTGCTTCTTCATTGCCATACCTGTAGTAATCCTCTAGTATACTGTTGAGGTGAGCAGCATAAAAATACATTCCTAAGCCTAGTATTAAGCCAATAGCGGTAGCTGGACCACCACTTAAGATTAGAACCCCTGTGGTGAGAATTCCGATCATGGCATCCAAAATGGTGATGATCGTTGCTAGGTCAATGATGAAGGCTGTTGATCCACCATTGATGCCCCCACCGATACGGTACGCTGCCGCACCCGTTTCTGGATCAAGGACAATGTATGCTGTACCTTTCCAGTCGAAAAATTGAATGTCTTCACCTGGAATCGTCACGTGATGTCCTTTATCGATTGCGCTTAATATATCTTGTTTGACGATGGAGCTGACATTAAGTTTTGGGAGTACTCGATCGATATTCTCTTCGGTTACTGTATAGGTTGGGATGCCACGTTCGTTTGCAATCTGAAACAACTTGATCGTTGAGACGGATGGCACCCCGACCGTTTGTTCAAAGATATGGTGTTCCAAGGCTGAGCCCATCATCCCGCTTGCAACCATAAACGCTTTTTCATGCGCTTCGTTCCCATTAAAGCTATTCACAGTAAGGACATTGCGATTGACGTCTACAAATAATCCACCTTGTGACATCTGGACTGGACTCAGAAGGAAATATTTAACCTGGGGTTCATATCCAGTGGTTGTTTCACCTAATAAATGAGTGAAATGGATTTTATGTTGTCCACTTAAAAATGTCTGACTCATTTGAACTTGAGATAGATAGGTCTGAACGATGCCGTGCAAGACTTCCCCCATGATTCCTTCTGAATATGGATCAGAAGTTTCATTAGCCGTCTGAGACACCGCCTCCATCCGCTTCTGTAGCCCCTCTAGTTGATGACTGGAGACCGAGCCAAAGTCTAATCCTACTGCATAGTATCCACCTGTCGTAACTGTATTTTCTGCCTTCTCCGTTCCAATACCTGGGGCAGATAAGTGGATATTGAACGCTTGGCGGTATCCAGCCCCAACAGGTTCTCCTGATGCTACTGTCTGGCCGTCTATCTTCAGTTCAGGCGTTAATTTGATAAGGTATACAGGCGTTTCAAACAGACCACCATAAGCTTCAATGACTTGTTCATCATCTTCTGTCGCTGGTTCCCAGGATAACGTGATTTTTTTACCGTATAGTTCAGCCGCTCGATTGATATAATCGAAATCAAGGGCACCGTTCCAGTTTAGTTGAAAAGGACTGCCGCCTTGAATGGTAAATCTGACGGTTTCAGCAAGTTGGTCTGGTATTACTGAAAATGTCCCCTTTACCTGCGTCGTTGAGTAAGGTAAAGACAATGGCAAAAAGCCTAATCTCTCATCAACGGTCACCCATCCACCAGTAACATCAACGAAATTCCCTTGGTCATCTGGTAATGTGGCTTCTGCATAGTCTAGTAGTCTATCGTACTCCGTTTCAAAAGAGTCTAATAGGATTTGTCCAGGTACTCTGGATGTGGTCAAACCATCTCCAGATCTTTCACTTCCTAGATGAACCTGCTCAAACACAGCCTCAAAATCCACATCAAGCTGACGCTCTAAATCTAGCCCTTCCACATACTCTTTCTGGACAAAGGTCGGATCAAGAGGTACCCAGGTGCTTGAGCCGCTTCGCTCACCGATACCACGATATTCATCATAGGGCACGTACGCTTCAACCCACACGTGTTCCTTTTGGATGGCCGTTATTTCGCCACCAGAGATGATAGAGCGAACCGGTGTCCCTAGTGAGGCCAGGATTTTGGCTGCTGCCTCGGGGGTCTCTGCCCCCACCCAGTTCATCGCGCGCTCGATCGGAATCTCAACCGTGCCATGAGCGTAACGAGCAGGAATGTCGTGGTAACGCAAAAGAGAGATTAAGAGCGACGCTTGGTCTAAGTCGTTCCCGCTACGTTGTTCAAACGTCCCAAACGCTCCTTTACGTGAACCGTAGTACGGCTGGAAGTCGATCTCGTGACGAACGAATTCGTAGATGGCAAGTGGGTCGTTGCCCAGGTCATCAGCCAGAGATACGATCTCTTCTGTCCAGGTTGTTTCTATGGTTTCTTGTAAATCTGCATCCGTCGGCTCAGCTAACTCTGTATAGTCGATGTCAGTAGCACTAGCCTCAACCTGAGCTGTCTCCATGTCTTCCCCAAGGATCACAGTCTCAGGCTCTGCGTCGAACTGGCGATGAGGGAGCTCGTTGCCAAGTAACTCATGTGGCACTTCTGGCGCCAGTATGTCCTTTAAGGCGTTAAGCTTCTGCGCCCATTGTTCATCAGCTGACGCTTGTTCCGATGCGTCTTTTTGGGTTTGTTCTGCTTTGTTTTTATCCTCCGATTGCACCTCTTCCACATACGTGGCGACTTCTTCTAACGTCGCTTCTAGTGTGGCAAATTGATCATCGATTTCGGCTCTTTTCTCTTTTAAACGTCGTTTCCCTACGCTTGAGCCCGCTTGTTGTAAAACTTTTTCATGCTCTTTCCATTCTTGGACTAGGGCCTTCTTTGCTTCTTTGACCTCTTTTTGTATCGATTGGATGGATCGGCGTACGTCGGCATAATCACGTTGTTCCCACCCTCGCTCTAATGCGTTGTACTCGGTCGCAAGCTGTTCGGCGAGCTGACCAAGAACGGATAAATCAGCGGCGTTATGGCCCGATTGAGCCATAACGTGCTGTTCATTTTGCTGTGTATTGTGCTGTGCAAAATACGCTTGCTGTGCCATCGCATCTTGCATGTGATAAGAGGCAATCAGCTGATGACTTGGAAAGCCAAAGGTGAAAAAGAACGAGACTAGGATCGTTAAAATCAGAATTTTAACAGATGTGTGACGCGGGTTAATCATTGACCTCTACCTCCAGGAACCGTTTTTGCTGTAGATAGGCAAGAAGCTGCTCCAATCGTAGACGTGTCTCCTCCTGCCCGTCGTCCTTCGTTAGAAGTTCAAGTGATTTGACGATGGATGTGATGCGCTCATCTAATCCTTGAATCGTCTGGGCTGGTGACTGTTGTTCTGCTCTGAGCTGTTCGAGTGTACGATTGATCTGTCCTTGACCTTGTTTGATTTGTGCTTCATCTAACGCCGTAATGGCATGGTGTAATAGCGCATCACGCCCGACTTGAACATCAATAGAGATCGTGGTCGGATCTAAGGTGACCCACTCTTCTTCGTTTTCAAACGCCGGATAGATGGTGACTGGATACGTCCCTTTTTCCATCGGTTGTGTTGTCACGAAGGTTAATGTTTGGGGTTCTACAGGAACAGTGCCTGTCCACTGAAGCGTGTGATCCTGCTGGATGAAGTCCCCGCTGTCTAAGATCTGCACTTCTTCTGGTAAAGAAATCTCCACTTTTGTATGGAGTGCAGCGCCTTTTGCTTCTAGCTTAACAGCGTACGTTGTGTGTCCACCTGTCTCCTTGTTCACTTCCCTCGGTGACACGTGTTGTAGGACACGCTCTGCTTCTTTGTGGAAAGCTACGTCATCTTCGTCAGCCATGCGTAGCATGGATGCGTTGAGATAAGCGGCTTTTCCCCAGCCATACGTCGTAGGGTCCCAGTGATTATCATGCGTCGATTTGTCCTGCCCGGATTGAGATGGCTTTGGACGATCGAAGACGTCATAAACCCAAAAGTCTGCCAGGTTAAAGTCCTCTGTCGCCATAAGCCCTTGTCCCTTGTGCAGTTGAGCGAGCAGCTCTTGATCGTGTTGAGCGGTTAACGGACGCTTGCTGTCTTGTAAAACGTAGACGTTATAAGCACCTGAGCGTAAGGCTGTAAGGAAGGCTTCTTCGTCACGAACCACCTTCACTGTGGCGCCGAGTTCAGTGAACGTTGAGGCGAGTTTGTCCTCCCCACTTTCGGTCCATAAGAGCATGCGTGTCTCCGATGTGACCTTCAGATCCGCTTCTAAGCCTACTTCGAGTATAAATCCTGTGGTGGACAGATTTAGCCATTCCCCGTCTGGACGTTGAACCTGTAACGAAAGGAGATAGTCACCGGCGTCGAGCTGTGTGGTTGGGATTAGGGCCTCATGCTCCAACGTTTCACCCTGCTCTAAAGATACGGTACTGGTGATCTCTTCTCGCTTTTGTTCGGTATTTGGATCGAGTACATATAAATGCACGGGAATGTCCTCGATATCTGTATTACCGTTATTAGTGAGCGTGTAAGTCACTTCAGCTTCCTGTCCGATATAGTATTGACGTTCAGCCACTGACAGGTCACCTGCGAGTCCCACATACGTCTGATCCGTTTCTTCGATGACGACTGTCACGTCTTTCGTCGTGTGGCGGGTATCATCGATCCACACCTCAGTTTGAAGCGTGTATGTCCCGGGAGCTCTGTTCGTTTCCTCAAATGTAAAGGCGACCTCACGCCTATCCTCAGCTGATAAGGAGATGTCTCGTTCTTGTGCTGTGATTATCTCACCGTCTTCCGTCAGCCATCGCGTTTGGACCTTGATCTGATCATACGTGTCATTTTGATTCGTATTATTCAGGACATTGGTCACAGTGACAGGTTCACCTGGTGCATAGTGGGCTTGGTCAGTGTGTATGTCTAGATCAACGGTGCCATCTCCCTGAACTGTGATTGGGATGACGCGTTCGACAAACGTTCCGTCTGCTTCCTCGGCACGAACGACGAGTTCATACTGACCTGTGTAGGTTTGACCGACTGACCAGGTATACGCCTGTTCTATGTTGTGATGCCCCTCAATCGTGATGACTTCTGAGGTCAATGCCTCAACGCTCGTTCCCTCTTCATCCACGATGTCCACTTCCAAGGTGACATCCTTGGATTCTGTCGTATCGTTTTCTATTGTCACGTCGACTTGTAGTTCATCATCCGGGTAGAGTGTGGTCTCAGACGTTGTCACTCCGAGTCCTAGTGTTCCGGTTGTTTGAACCTTAAGGTCAGGTAAGGATTGTGTATGAGAATAGCCGTCCACATCAATATATGTGAGCGCCGTATCCTTGGTGGCGACCACTTCGGTGGATGGGTCGACATCCTTGGTTTGTAACGCTAGTGTGATAGACTCTAGCTGTTCAAATGTGATCACATCATAGGTCCACTCTACAGTGACTTCACCGTTGTCGTGTGTCTCAACGTTGGTTGGTGAAGGCGATGTTTGCTGCTCATCCAATGTGACATAGGATGGCAAGGTCGTTCTTAGGGTCACGTCTCGTCCAGACACGTTAAAAATCTGGTCTCCGATTTCGACCATCATCTCTTCCAACTCTTCCATCGTCGGGCTAAAGCGATAAGTCCCACCCGTGATATCTGCAATGCGCTGTAGTATCGTTTGATCCGCTCCACTTCCTAGTCCGATGGTGTGGACCGTTATGTCAGCGTTCGCTGCATAGCGTGCTTGATTAATCAGGTATGAATCTGATACGTAACTTTCGGCACCATCAGTCATAAGAAGGATGATTTTATCATGCTCTGGATCACCGTTTTTCAGCAATCTGCTTCTCGTATCACGCATGGCATAGCCGATCGGCGTGCCACCATAAGGTCGACGTAAATTTTCGAGCGCGCCTTTCAAGCGATCTTTGTCACTTGTCAGACTTTGACGGAAATACGTCCAGTAGGAATAGAATTGTGCCACAAGCGCCCGATCCTCGTTCTCTAATAAGTCCACGACATGCTTGGATGCCTCAATGGCATAATCGAAACGGCTCGGTGTCGCCCTGACATTATCCGTATCTCCCCAGGCCATGCTCCCCGAGCTGTCTAAAACTAAGGCGAGATCAACAGGGGCCCGTGTATTCTCTAGCGCTCGCCCTATGCCTTCAACCTCATACTGTACCTGAAGCTCGTCTTCCTCAGGGTGAATCGTTTTATCCTCTATTTCCTGTCGCGCTTCCACTTTTGCTGGAATTGGCTCTGGATGGACGTCGAATCGTTTGGTCTCAGCGAATATCTCCTGATCCTCATGAAGCAAGCGCGTTTCGATCGTATATGTTTGTGCCTCACTCACGTCCGGCTCAAACACGGGACCTGAGATGAGCACTGTATCTGAACTGATGCCATGCTCATACGTCGTCCGATCCTCAGTGACGGTTTCC from Caldalkalibacillus salinus harbors:
- a CDS encoding VWA domain-containing protein, which produces MGQVSYFRFNRPQLISAMLVCMMLLSSFFQTGALVQSASAETQASNEDVQGAINNAFDWLSSQQGEAGEWGRSPLDIRYTSEILHTLQLSNHTEWETGIGEKAVEWLQNQEPLNHDHLARQWPFLASEERYTAAEALLTSQNNDGGWGMAPYYESNVLDTALIVNNYLSVQPEDVDQASLFQATEYLLAQQDQDGAWRYRSQGEASIRLTAQLTLTLDRLHRQWDSLHPSETTTLDQTQLQAAILDAAAYLASSDVESHIHTFEHPRETLLVLTALLKTTGLDDREAVVAQLLEQQQENGSWDDDLYITTLATQFLLLQPNNDLVVHDLLLYQSEERPEEETAIDSQDERASEPEPTAEEASLVETDQFEAYDTLIADALYDSTSPVQVSLWVQDDEGQQYPLPKEGDRYHWSVLNAEPGEYELTAVFKDEETGVLIEKVTKTFTVQPTFKWQSVTVTSPRQAVVNEEVDDVTITSYLYPMTNIEGTLTIQTHVFDANGETVTEDRTTYEHGISSDTVLISGPVFEPDVSEAQTYTIETRLLHEDQEIFAETKRFDVHPEPIPAKVEARQEIEDKTIHPEEDELQVQYEVEGIGRALENTRAPVDLALVLDSSGSMAWGDTDNVRATPSRFDYAIEASKHVVDLLENEDRALVAQFYSYWTYFRQSLTSDKDRLKGALENLRRPYGGTPIGYAMRDTRSRLLKNGDPEHDKIILLMTDGAESYVSDSYLINQARYAANADITVHTIGLGSGADQTILQRIADITGGTYRFSPTMEELEEMMVEIGDQIFNVSGRDVTLRTTLPSYVTLDEQQTSPSPTNVETHDNGEVTVEWTYDVITFEQLESITLALQTKDVDPSTEVVATKDTALTYIDVDGYSHTQSLPDLKVQTTGTLGLGVTTSETTLYPDDELQVDVTIENDTTESKDVTLEVDIVDEEGTSVEALTSEVITIEGHHNIEQAYTWSVGQTYTGQYELVVRAEEADGTFVERVIPITVQGDGTVDLDIHTDQAHYAPGEPVTVTNVLNNTNQNDTYDQIKVQTRWLTEDGEIITAQERDISLSAEDRREVAFTFEETNRAPGTYTLQTEVWIDDTRHTTKDVTVVIEETDQTYVGLAGDLSVAERQYYIGQEAEVTYTLTNNGNTDIEDIPVHLYVLDPNTEQKREEITSTVSLEQGETLEHEALIPTTQLDAGDYLLSLQVQRPDGEWLNLSTTGFILEVGLEADLKVTSETRMLLWTESGEDKLASTFTELGATVKVVRDEEAFLTALRSGAYNVYVLQDSKRPLTAQHDQELLAQLHKGQGLMATEDFNLADFWVYDVFDRPKPSQSGQDKSTHDNHWDPTTYGWGKAAYLNASMLRMADEDDVAFHKEAERVLQHVSPREVNKETGGHTTYAVKLEAKGAALHTKVEISLPEEVQILDSGDFIQQDHTLQWTGTVPVEPQTLTFVTTQPMEKGTYPVTIYPAFENEEEWVTLDPTTISIDVQVGRDALLHHAITALDEAQIKQGQGQINRTLEQLRAEQQSPAQTIQGLDERITSIVKSLELLTKDDGQEETRLRLEQLLAYLQQKRFLEVEVND
- a CDS encoding transglutaminase domain-containing protein encodes the protein MINPRHTSVKILILTILVSFFFTFGFPSHQLIASYHMQDAMAQQAYFAQHNTQQNEQHVMAQSGHNAADLSVLGQLAEQLATEYNALERGWEQRDYADVRRSIQSIQKEVKEAKKALVQEWKEHEKVLQQAGSSVGKRRLKEKRAEIDDQFATLEATLEEVATYVEEVQSEDKNKAEQTQKDASEQASADEQWAQKLNALKDILAPEVPHELLGNELPHRQFDAEPETVILGEDMETAQVEASATDIDYTELAEPTDADLQETIETTWTEEIVSLADDLGNDPLAIYEFVRHEIDFQPYYGSRKGAFGTFEQRSGNDLDQASLLISLLRYHDIPARYAHGTVEIPIERAMNWVGAETPEAAAKILASLGTPVRSIISGGEITAIQKEHVWVEAYVPYDEYRGIGERSGSSTWVPLDPTFVQKEYVEGLDLERQLDVDFEAVFEQVHLGSERSGDGLTTSRVPGQILLDSFETEYDRLLDYAEATLPDDQGNFVDVTGGWVTVDERLGFLPLSLPYSTTQVKGTFSVIPDQLAETVRFTIQGGSPFQLNWNGALDFDYINRAAELYGKKITLSWEPATEDDEQVIEAYGGLFETPVYLIKLTPELKIDGQTVASGEPVGAGYRQAFNIHLSAPGIGTEKAENTVTTGGYYAVGLDFGSVSSHQLEGLQKRMEAVSQTANETSDPYSEGIMGEVLHGIVQTYLSQVQMSQTFLSGQHKIHFTHLLGETTTGYEPQVKYFLLSPVQMSQGGLFVDVNRNVLTVNSFNGNEAHEKAFMVASGMMGSALEHHIFEQTVGVPSVSTIKLFQIANERGIPTYTVTEENIDRVLPKLNVSSIVKQDILSAIDKGHHVTIPGEDIQFFDWKGTAYIVLDPETGAAAYRIGGGINGGSTAFIIDLATIITILDAMIGILTTGVLILSGGPATAIGLILGLGMYFYAAHLNSILEDYYRYGNEEAGEAIISEAKLAIAFFMIPYLPKLFRAAKANIDQLISKTLRFIDESNPGIVHRFAEEGFSDAHIYMLAQNSGTKELENIYELASDLRSLNVNHDVIEIVSRNGIEDLQSLKSLLNDGINMNQIESFLTDGIRAEDILYITRHGIQPEAFIQYGIRNSEQAKSVVELIRGHVALDDIRFFANNEVTPSQLKHLVQNLNGWPSAKRLITDYSYTFKDIRRAYLIDTKNIDDLLTLENTTKADGTKRYPYVRESLGNIEDLGKKFTVKNQVTVEGSPTGLLSEEMANRISRELLDRSLTIKQLQDAAIMRDYRNRKGIVGEAFTENIAKRVLNLDDVKRDVDIVVNGKAAQLDVIGVDNQNLILFESRNYAEGSFNRHLKDTAYFEEGVLKDIRRLGIAVDKYKDKQVVFTYIFTDDYYDPRLGDKLIKAFKKEGYQINIIHWRYK